Below is a window of Streptomyces sp. WMMB303 DNA.
CGGTCCGGAGCCCCGGGGCTCGGCGCTGGAGCTGCCGGGGCAGAGCCGGTCGGCGCGGACGCCGCCGGGCCGCCGCTCGGCGGCCCCGCTGCACCGGGCCAGGCACCGGGGCGCCGCGCGGGTTCCCCCGTACCGCCACCGGGCGCACCGCCACCGCCACCGGGTCCGGTTCCGCCGGGTCCGGTTCCGCCGGGCCAGGCACCGGGCCGCCTCGCGGGCTCCGCGGGCGGCTGCTCCGCGGGGGCGGCTCCGTCCGCGGCGCCGGAAGGGCCGGACGGACCGGCGGCACCCGCGGCGGGTGGCCCCGCGGAAACGGCGCCGGGATGGCTCTCGACCGCTCCGCCACCGACCGCAGAGGCGGGGGCGGGGGCAGAAGCAGGGGCAGGGGCAGGGGCAGGGGCGGCCGCAGGGGCGGGGGCGCCGGTGGCTCCGGCCCCGGGCGCGCTCAGTGCTGCCGCCGCGGCGCCGCGCTCCAGCCGGTCCAGCCGGGCCTGCACCGAACGCTCGTCCCCGTACGTGGCGGGCAGCAGCACCCGCGCACAGATCAGTTCGAGCTGCAGCCGCGGGGAGGTCGCCCCCCGCATCTCCGTCAGCCCCGTGTTGACGATGTCCGCTGCGCGGCTCAGCTCGGCCGCGCCGAAGACGGACGCCTGGGCCTGCATCCGCTCGACCACGTCCCCGGGCGCGTCGATCAGCGACTTCTCTACCGCGTCCGGGACCGCGGCCAGGATCACCAGATCCCGCAGCCGCTCCAGCAGATCGGTGACGAACCGCCGCGGGTCGTGCCCGCCCTCGATGACACGGTCGACGATCTCGAACGCCCGAGCCCCGTCACCGGCGGCGAACGCGTCCACGACGTCGTCCAGCAGCGCGCTGTCGGTGTAGCCGAGCAGCGAGGTCGCCATGGCATATGTCACACCGTCCTCGCCCGCACCGGCGAGGAGCTGGTCCATCACCGACATCGAGTCCCGCACCGAGCCGGCGCCCGCCCGCACGGCCAGCGGCAGCACCGCTTCCTCGACGGAGATCTGCTCCCGACCGCACACCTCGTCCAGGTAGTCCCGGAGCGTGCCCGGTGGGACGAGGCGGAACGGATAGTGGTGCGTACGCGAACGGATCGTGCCGATGACCTTCTCGGGCTCCGTCGTCGCGAAGATGAACTTCAGATGCTCGGGCGGCTCCTCGACGACCTTGAGCAGCGCGTTGAACCCCGCAGGGGTCACCATGTGCGCCTCGTCGACGATGTAGATCTTGTACCGGCTGGAGGCGGGCCCGAAGAACGCCTTCTCCCGCAGCTCGCGGGCATCGTCCACGCCACCGTGCGAGGCGGCGTCGATCTCGATGACGTCGATCGACCCGGGCCCGTTCCGCGCCAGGTCACGGCACGACTGGCACTCCCCGCACGGGGAGGGAGTGGGTCCCTGCTCGCAGTTCAGGCACCGGGCCAGGATGCGCGCACTGGTCGTCTTGCCGCAGCCGCGCGGGCCGCTGAAGAGGTACGCGTGGTTGACCCGGTTGTTGCGCAGCGCCTGCTGCAGCGGGTCGGTCACATGCTGTTGCCCGATGACCTCGGCGAAGGTCTCGGGGCGATAGCGGCGGTACAGGGCGAGGGACGACACACCCCCGACGATATAGGCCGACACCGACAACTGGCCCACGCCGCGGCAACCCCGGAACCCGGGCACGCAAACACCCCCCACGCACCCGCCAGAGCCAACCTACCCTTGCTGCCTTCCGGCCCTGGGGGAGTTCAGTCAGATAGCGCCACGTGAGGGGCTGCCGCCACACTACCCGATCCCCCGCCCCCCGTTCGACCTCCCGCCCCACCTCCCCCGCCCCCGGATCCGCGAGCGGAATCCGGGTTCGCGAGCACCCCCCATGGTCTTGTACAGTCTGCGGCGGAGGATTCGCCTAGTGGCCTAGGGCGCACGCTTGGAAAGCGTGTTGGGGGCAACCCCTCACGAGTTCGAATCTCGTATCCTCCGCCCAGCTCTCACCGGGCTGAACGTAGGGCCCCACCGCCTCGGCGGTGGGGCCCTACGTAGTTCTCTCAGCCCTCGTTGTCCTGGTTTTTGTCCACAGAGGGTGTCTCCGAGGGGCCCCAGATGGCATCGGCGATCTTCCGGGCCACATCCTTGAGCATGGCGTCCGGCACGTGCAGGTACCGCGCTCGCATACGCGCGGAGGTTCCCGGCTCCCACCCCATGATCTGATCGATGACGCGATCCGGGACACCGAGCAGCATGAGCACGGTGGCGGCGGTGTGCCGGGCGTCGTGAAGCCGGCCGTCCCGGACATGTGCGTCTTCGAGCAGCCGCTTCCAGTCGTGATAATCCGTGTTCGGGCTCAGCGGGCCACCGAGCGGCTTGGTGAACACGTAGTCCGACTCGCCCCACAGGTTGCCGGCTGCCTTCCGCTCGCGTGCCTGCGTCTCGGCGTGCGAACGGAGCATCGCGACAAGAGGGCCCGGAAGGGGCACTGCGCGGCGCCCCGCCCTGGACTTGGTGTTCTTCGTCTCTCGACGGGTCTGCACGCGGTCCGGGCAGTACCCCGCTTTCCGACCGCATGGTGAAGCTTCTGGGCACCCATGCTTGTACCTGGGCCGCAGACGGTTGCGGCGTAGCTTCAAGTACTCGTTGTCCAGGTCGACGTCAGACCATCGGAGTCCTAGCGTCTCGCCCTGTCGCAGACCGAGCGCCAGCGCCAGCATCCAGCGGGCGCTGTTCCGACGCTTGTTGACTTCCATAAGCAGGCGTTGCACCTCTTCCAGGGAGTACGGCTCCACCTCCGATTCCGGTTCCTCGATACGCGGGGGTTTGGCAAGGGCTGCCGCATTCCTGGCGACGTGGCCGCGCCGTACCGCCTCTGTGAGTGCGGTACGGATCGTGCGGTGCACCTGGTGAGCGGTAGCCGCGGCGCTGCCGGTCTTCTGCATGCGCTGGTACAGGCTCTCCAGGTGCTCAGGCTCCAAGCGGTCGATGCGGTGTTTTCCGACGCCGGGAATCAGGTGCACACGCACGGCCACCTCGTAGCCGTCATAAGTGTTCTCACTCACGACCGGCGGCTGAACGATGTTCCCGATCCAGTGCCGAAGCCACTTCTCGACTGTCCACGGCTTGCCCGGCTGTCGGGCCGCCCCTTCGTCGCGCTGCTTCTCAAGCCGGCGGACTTCGTCAACCAACTCTTTACGCGTCCGGCGCGTCAGATGCCGGCGGTAGGCCTCCCCGTTCTCCTTGTAGCCCATCGGCACTCGTGCGTGCCATCGGCCGTCTTTCCCGAAGTAGATGGCCGATTCGCCGTTGGCGCGGCGGGTGCGCTTCTTCTCTTCTGCCACAGGCAGGCTCCGGTTTCTTGGTGTCGGGATTGAAAGCCGGGGCGGCGGGCTGTCCTGTCCGGGAGTGCCGCCGCCCCAGGCACCGTCAAGCGGCGCGGCAGGTGGTACGGAGTCGGGCAACGTACGCGGCCGGCGCGTCAGCGGGAACGCGGCGGAGACGGCCGACGGGGATGGATTCCAGCTCTCCGGACCGAATGAGCTGATAGCACGTGGTCCGGCCGATGCGGAGTCGGCGGGCGGCCTCTTCGACTGTGAGGAGAACCAGCGTCGGATCGTCATCGGTGGGCGCCGCGAGGGTGCTGTGCTCGCTCAAGGTTCGCTCCTCTTGTGCTGTGTTCGCGGGAGATGCCACCGCACAAACCGCACTATCCGCAGAAAGCCCAGACGTTGTCGCTGAGCTGCGGTAATGCGGTGTGGGGCGGCGTCAGGGCAGGGCCCGCAGAAACTCGCGATATTCCGCAAAAAACCGTGGTGCCTCGTCCACGGCGGGTCCCGCCGCTCCGGGCGCGAGTTTGTGCGGAATATCGCGGGATAGTGCGGCGGGGCCTCGCCGGGCAGTGCCGCGAGGCCCCGCCGCTGGTCAGCAGCGCTGCCAGGGTTTATTGCGATTTCGCGGTTTGTGCGGGAGGGGTCGTGAGCGTGGGTCGGTTCACCGACCGCCCTGATGGAACTGCGGGTGTACCGACAAACGAGGTGCGGGCGGTCGCCCTCGTTTGCCGGTGCGCTCCGGCTGGTAGGTCCGCAAGTACCCGTGGTCCTCCAGCAGAGCGAGGGCGGGTTCCAGGTCCGCGATGGTGGGCGCCTCAGCACGCGAAAGCACCGTGAACAGGTCCCGTCGGCTGACGTCGTCCCACCCGTTGTCCCTGAGCGCTTCCAGCACACTGCGAGCGCGGCTAACGACCGGATCGGCGCCCATGACGTCGAATACGGCGAGGGCGTGAGCGGTGTAGTACTCCCCCAACTCGATGGCCGCGTTCATGGTCTGCTCGGTGACCGGGTGGCGGTGCCCCTCGCCCAGGTGCCCAGCGAGATGCAGCAGTGCCGCGATGCGGGCGGTCGCTCCAGCCAGCTTCCCCGCCCAGTTGGCGATGTGGCCCAGCCTCCCGCCCCGCGCCTTGAGCTGAGGCTCCACCCGTTCCTGATACGCGATAAGGGCCGCGTCCGCCTCAGGCGAGAGCTGAATGACGGCCGGGTCCGTCCATTCCGCAAGGGACAACGTCAGGTCGATGACGTTGGACGCGTAAGCGGCGGCCGTCTGCTCAGGTACCGGATCGGTGATGACCTTCCGCTCGCCGACTGTCGAAGCAGGGAGCGCGTACAGGAAGCGAGCGAGCAACCCACGCCCGTCGAACCCCTTCACCTTGCCGATATCGCGGAGCACGTCCGGCTGTACGGCGAGGCCGATGGTCAGGGCGGGGGCGTCGATGTACTCGCGGCGGGTCTGCCGGTTGACCCTCAGCCGGTCCCCGGCATGCCCCTTGAGGAACACCTCCATGTTCGGAGCGCCGGAGTAGCGGCCGGCGATGATGTCGAAGATGCCTCCCTCAGCACTCAGCACGGACAGTCGTCCACCCTGCTCCGACATGAGCGAGGTGACCGTTTCGGGCGTGGAGTCGTCCGCCAGCAGCACCGGTTCGGCCGGCACCGTGAGCGTGTCGGCCGTCTGTGCGAGACCCACAGCCGTCGCGACCATGTCGTCCCGCTTGTCGTCATCGGCCGATGCGGCCTTGGCGGCGGCCTTGTCGGCCGCTTCCTTGGCCAGTCGCGCGGTCAGCTCTGCCTCGACAATGACCGGCTTCATGGTGGCCTTGAGCTGTTTCTCCGCCTCGTACAGCGGATCTGTCAGCAGAGAGAAGACGGCCGACTTCCGGTTGGCCGGCGGGAGAGCAACCACGGTGTAGAGGTTGGTCGGCTCCCGCCAGTTGCCGCGCACGTGGACCACCGACCGGCCGCCGGCCGCCGTGCCGAGTACGGCGAGAGCCAGCGAGCCGGCGAGATCCACCGGGGTCTGTGTCTCCTCGGCGACAGCCGTCACGAAGTCGCGCACCCACCGGGGCAGCACGTGGACGGGAAACGGCGGGCGCTCCCGGCGGCCGGTGAGCGGGATAGGTTCCTCCCACGCTTCCTGTGCCGTCTCGTCCGCGACGGGTGGTGTTTCGTTCAGGGTGGGCAGTCCGGCCCACACGTCCGGGCTGTCCACAGCCTGTGTGGTCATGCGGCTGCCCTCCCTTCTTGGATATGGACGCCCTTGCGGGCGACGTTCTTTCGGGCGCCTACGGTCGCCCGTGGCGGGGCCTGTGAGGCGCCATGCGGGCCAGTCACGGGCGAGGGGGATGGATTGGTCATGCCGCACGCTCCGGGGCCGCCTTAAGGCCGTTGGCGACGGCACGGCGGGCGTACGCCTCGGGGACACCGACGGAGACGGCCGCGGCAACGACCTGTTCGCCGAGGGCCTCCAACCCACACGGGCCCGGGCACTGCACGTGCTGGCCCGCGATGAACCGCGCCACTCCGAACGCCTGCGAGCCGGCGCCGGACTCGGTGCGAGCCCGCACCCGAGCGAGACCGCGTTCCAGACCTGTGCGCACATACCGTTCGGTATGACGACACCCGGCGGCGACCGTCCGGTCCCAGGTCGTACGGCAGGGGAGAGAAGAGGCCACCCCCGCGCGAGCCCAGGTGGTTTCTTCCTTTGTCGGCAGCGCACGGACGGATCCCGGTAGCGGCACCGCAGCACCGCTACCGCCCCCGAGCCACCGCGCGTAGGACATGCGCGACTTGATGTCGACACCCGGCCGCACGCCGTTGGCAGACTGCATAGCGCCCCGGTAGATCCAGTGCTCCCCGCGCGTCGTCGTCACAGTCCGTGTGGCGGGCAAGGTCGCGCGGGCCCATGCGACGGCTGCCGCGTCGTCCAGATCGACGACGGTCAGCTCTGCCCCTCCGGGGTGAAAGGCGATAGCGACGGCCTGACGCCAAGCAGCCGCCCACGCCGTGGACACGAGCACGGCCGGATCGGTCGTCGCAGCGGCCCACCCGTGGCAGACAGCCGGGCACTCGCAGGGCCCGGGGTTCTTCATGTTCGGCCGCCCGCCACAGACGTTCTTGGCGCAGGCGCGACAGTTACCGAACGGCACCTTGCCCTCTCGCAGGGGCAGCACCGGCACGCCGACCCCGGCTAGGTCCAGCGCGGTGCGCAGGTGATCGTGGCGGACCCTCATGCCGCCACCCCCAACGAGTTCAGGGCGGCGAGGTGGGCCCGCCCGATGAACTCCGTGTAGGCGGGCGGAATGGCCTCGGTCAGTTCCTCGCGCACATCGGTCCAGCCGATGCCCATAGCAGCCTGTAGTTCCGGGACGGACGGCTTGCCACCACCGGAGCCGTACGCCGCGACGTACGGGCCGTCGTAGAAGCGACCGTGCCGGTAGCCACGCACTCGCCCACGGTGCGGGACGTGTGCCGGCTGCTCCATGGTCCAGCCGCCAAGTTCGAAGTTGCGATGCCGAATGACACCGAGACCAAACATCTCGCCGCACAACGTCAGGTCCCTGCGAATCCGGGCGCGGCCGTTGGGCTGCTCGATCACATACGGCAGAGACGTCTTGTCAAGCAGGGCACGGGTGCGTGCAACCAGGTCGACATGAGTACGGCCCCACCCCTGGGACGCGTTGGTCCCCACAGTGAGTGCGCATCCGTGCTGACAGGGCGGGGAGGCGTGGACGAACGCGTACCGCCGGATCTCGCTCGTGTCGATGAGGCGCGCGAGGTAGGTCAGAGCGTCGCCCTGGTGATACGGGAAGGGATAGTTCAGCCGCCGGACGATGTCACAACCGTCTACGGCGAATCCGGCGCGAGCGTAGCCCGCTCCAGCACCGCCAGCGCACGAGAAGAGATCCAGCAGACGCGGCCGGTTCGCGGCTCGCAGGGTTGGCGTTGGTTGGGTCATGCTGGGGGTTCTCCTGTTCTGCTTCGTCGGGATTGGGAGACCGAGGGCGGCGGGCTGTCCTTGTCCGGGAGTGCCGCCGCCCTCGGGCGTCGCTAGCTGTGGAAGTGGTTGCGCTTGAACACGGCCTTGCGGATGTTGACCGAGGTCCCGCCGTGGCCGCTCCCGCTGAAGACCTGCACGGCGACCCAGCCGCCGAAGACGACGGCGGCGAGGATGATGATCTGAGTGACCAGTGCGGTCAGGGCGGTGATGAACGCGGTCAGCAGGAACAGCCCGCCGCACGCCGCGCCAAACCCGATGCCACCGAGGGCGAGGTTCACTGCCGTGCGCGAGACAGCTGGCTTGGCCGCGACCGGTTCGGGCTTGGCCGGCTCGATGGCGTAGCCGGTGACGACGCGGCCGTCCGGCAGGGCCACACTCGCCACCGTCGGAGTGCTACCGGGCTGCACCGGTACGCGAGGCGACGCGTGCGCGGGCATGATCTGAGCGGGACGGTGGACTTCTACGGCCGCCGCGTCCTCTGCGATCGGACGACGACGGGGAATGGATTCGTTCACGTGCTGGGCTCCCTTCCAGTGGTCATGTCGGCGAAGGGTCAGCGGGTGCCGGCGCGGTAGGTCCGGGCGGCGCGGTTGTAGATCCAGCGGCCGACGCGTATGCGCTTGCCAGTGGCGTCACAGCGACGGCAGTACTTGCCGCGCTTGAGCCGTCCCTTGCGGTCGGTCTTGAGTTCGTGGCCCATGCCGTCGCACTTGCGGCAGTCGCCAAACGGGCTCAGCCAGCACCTGAAGCTGTAACCCAGTGTGACGACAAGTAGGCATGCGCTAGCGAGCAGGAGAAGGATCATCAGGGGCCTCTCAGACAGATCTTCGGGGGTCTGCGCAGGTGGGCCGCTAGGCGCTAGTGGCCTGATCAGAAGCGGTTTTCCTCGCTAGCGAGGTCGCTAGGTCTAGCAACGTGGGGTGCTAGACCTAGCGACCGTTCAGCGCTACCCGTCGGACCGCTTTTTGTTGCGTTCCGTAATCGCGTCGATGATGTGCTGACGCTCGATGCCGCGCCGGTTGGCGCCTTTGCCGGTCTCCGTAGCACCCCAGACCTGCCCGGTCTTGATGCCGAACGGCTTGAGTGCGTTGGAGAGCTGATCGGCCTTGGCGCGGCCCTCCAGCTCTGCCCAAGCGCCGTACGCCTCTGCGTTCAGCTCGGCGAGCCGGTCCACGATGGTCTCGGACCACACCTTGTCCTCCGTGCGGCCCAGTACGGCGGCGATGTCGTCCAGAATCGCGTCAGCGCCGCGCACAGTGCTGACCTCGCCGACGGCGTCGCCGGACAGAGTGCCTTCGGCTTCCCGCAGATCACGAGCGCGGCCGACGATGGTCTCGGCGTCGCGGCCGTCGGCGAGGTATGTACGCACGATCCCGGAGTCATCCGACATCCCCTTGAGCAGACCCACGCCCTTGTGGGACTTGAGCAGCCGGGAGGCGTCCAGACCTTCGCTGTAGGCGCCGGCGCCCAAGACGACGTCGGACACCTGCCACGAGCCGACCCGCAGGGAGAACCGGGCCTGATGCTGGTCACGCAGCACCGACGGGCATGCGGTGTCGTCCGGCTTCTGCGTGGACGTCATCACCGACACTCCTACCGCCGGGGCGACGCGAGCGAGGTAAACCAGCAGGTCAAGGATGGTTTTGCCGTGCACGGGGTGCTGCAAGTACTCCTGCACCTCATCCACCACCACCAGAGTGAGCGGCATGTTCAGCTTCTTGTCCCGGCTGATCTCCGGGGTGAGCTTGCCCTCCGGGCAGATGTGCAGCGGCAGTTCCGAGAGCCGGTGGTAGCGGTCCTCGACGTCCGCTTTCAGTTCCATCAGGGCGTTGACCAGGTGTTCCACCGGGTCGAAGCCGTTGCGCGGCACGATGCCGAAGCCGATGCGGTGCGCGACCTTTGAGAATGCTCGCCAGTCCGGTGACGCCTTGCCATCGAACACGATCAGCTTGACGTAGGGATCCAGAGCGGCGGCGAGGGCGATGGTGCGCGCAGAGAACGTCTTGCCCTGTCGGGGCACGGCGCCAACCAGCAGCGACAGCCACAGCATCGTGACCATCACCGGGTTGCCGCGCTCATCCACTCCCCACGGGAAGGGCTTCCAGAAGTCGACCCTCGTTGCTCCCAGCAGCGGCGTACGTCCGGCGGGTACCGCGAGCGGGTCACGGTCGGCGATCCAGTAGGACACTCGCCGGTCACTCGACTCGTCCTTGTCCAGGAACAATTGGGTGGACGAGATGTCCATGCCGGAAGCAAGCCGACCTCGTGCCTTCATGGCGTCCTCGAACGTCTTGCCGTAGGGCAGGTCGACGATGACACGCCATCCGTCGCCGTCACGGCCGATCGGCCGCGGGAACGCGACCGTCTGATTCTTTGTGGTCAGTCCGGCCACCTCGTGCGCCCGAATCACGATGTCGCTGGAGAGCTTCCGCTTGCGGAACGTGACCTTGGCCCGGTCGATCAGCGGCCGGTCTGCCGGCGCTCCGGCCACACCGAGACCTGTGGTCAGCGTCGCCACCGACAGCAGGAGCAGCCACGAAGGGGCCATGACGTACAGGATCAGCGCCACAATCAGCCCGAGGAACGAGCCGACGAAAGCAAGCGCACCGCGCAAGCGAACGCGGTCATTGCGCTGCCTCGACAGCTTCAAGTACTCGCCGGCGTCCTCGGCCTCGACGGCAGCGTTTCGCAGCGGCCTGCCCTCGGCATCGAACACCCATCGGCCGATTGCGGCCGACCACCGCCACGCCCCGCGCGGAGCGTAGGCCACAAGCTTCGGGGTGTAGATGCACGGCAACCGCACGGCGTGATAGCCGACCACGGTCGGGTAGTGCCGCAGGGCCCACCGGCGGACGGCCTTGCGCTGGTCAGGCAGCTTCACCCAGTCGGGCAAGACCGGCTGACGCGCCTTGTCCTTGGCTTCCATCCATTCGGCAATGGATGGCGGGTACACCTCGCGCGGCGGGTCGACCGGGGCACCCTCGGTCAGCCCCTCACCGTCGGGGTCGTCGATCTCGGGGAGGTCGGCCTCCCACTCACCCGGCTTTGCCTCGCCCGGTGCCGACGTCTCAGGGGTTGCCGATCGGGTCTTGGCCAGTGGAATAGGGATGACTTCCGCTGTGTGTTCTTCCGGTTCCGCCGTAGTGGGACCGGACACGTTCATCTCGGTCACGATGGATCTGCTCCTTCATGGGAGTCGGAGGGTCCGGCCGGCAACGAGTGGAAGGGGCTGGCCGGACCGGGGGGGCTCAGGTGGCTCAGGCAGCGCGCTGTTCCTCGGGGAAAGCGCAGGGCACGCACATACCGAGCGAAGTGGGGATGACGTATCCGGCGTCTCTGCCGCACGCTGGACACCGGCGGCGAGCGCGCATCATCGCTGCATGCGCCCGCCACCTGCCCGGCGTCATCGGGCGTACTGGCCGGGCGAGATCGGCCCGGTACAGGAACGCAGTCAGCGGCTCGCGCCGTCGTCGTGGCCTGAGGATTTGTGCCGCGACGTCTTGGCCGCCCGGCCGCAGTCCCCGACTGCGTAATTGGCGACGGGTGGCCAAGCCATCCGGAGCGCACCGCCACGGGTAGGTGGGTAT
It encodes the following:
- a CDS encoding excisionase family DNA-binding protein, which translates into the protein MSEHSTLAAPTDDDPTLVLLTVEEAARRLRIGRTTCYQLIRSGELESIPVGRLRRVPADAPAAYVARLRTTCRAA
- a CDS encoding DNA primase translates to MRVRHDHLRTALDLAGVGVPVLPLREGKVPFGNCRACAKNVCGGRPNMKNPGPCECPAVCHGWAAATTDPAVLVSTAWAAAWRQAVAIAFHPGGAELTVVDLDDAAAVAWARATLPATRTVTTTRGEHWIYRGAMQSANGVRPGVDIKSRMSYARWLGGGSGAAVPLPGSVRALPTKEETTWARAGVASSLPCRTTWDRTVAAGCRHTERYVRTGLERGLARVRARTESGAGSQAFGVARFIAGQHVQCPGPCGLEALGEQVVAAAVSVGVPEAYARRAVANGLKAAPERAA
- a CDS encoding RRQRL motif-containing zinc-binding protein, with protein sequence MKRLGSADCFDPSGERFGIPTYPWRCAPDGLATRRQLRSRGLRPGGQDVAAQILRPRRRREPLTAFLYRADLARPVRPMTPGRWRAHAAMMRARRRCPACGRDAGYVIPTSLGMCVPCAFPEEQRAA
- a CDS encoding YfjI family protein; protein product: MDSPDVWAGLPTLNETPPVADETAQEAWEEPIPLTGRRERPPFPVHVLPRWVRDFVTAVAEETQTPVDLAGSLALAVLGTAAGGRSVVHVRGNWREPTNLYTVVALPPANRKSAVFSLLTDPLYEAEKQLKATMKPVIVEAELTARLAKEAADKAAAKAASADDDKRDDMVATAVGLAQTADTLTVPAEPVLLADDSTPETVTSLMSEQGGRLSVLSAEGGIFDIIAGRYSGAPNMEVFLKGHAGDRLRVNRQTRREYIDAPALTIGLAVQPDVLRDIGKVKGFDGRGLLARFLYALPASTVGERKVITDPVPEQTAAAYASNVIDLTLSLAEWTDPAVIQLSPEADAALIAYQERVEPQLKARGGRLGHIANWAGKLAGATARIAALLHLAGHLGEGHRHPVTEQTMNAAIELGEYYTAHALAVFDVMGADPVVSRARSVLEALRDNGWDDVSRRDLFTVLSRAEAPTIADLEPALALLEDHGYLRTYQPERTGKRGRPPAPRLSVHPQFHQGGR
- a CDS encoding DNA methylase; translated protein: MTQPTPTLRAANRPRLLDLFSCAGGAGAGYARAGFAVDGCDIVRRLNYPFPYHQGDALTYLARLIDTSEIRRYAFVHASPPCQHGCALTVGTNASQGWGRTHVDLVARTRALLDKTSLPYVIEQPNGRARIRRDLTLCGEMFGLGVIRHRNFELGGWTMEQPAHVPHRGRVRGYRHGRFYDGPYVAAYGSGGGKPSVPELQAAMGIGWTDVREELTEAIPPAYTEFIGRAHLAALNSLGVAA
- a CDS encoding site-specific integrase — protein: MAEEKKRTRRANGESAIYFGKDGRWHARVPMGYKENGEAYRRHLTRRTRKELVDEVRRLEKQRDEGAARQPGKPWTVEKWLRHWIGNIVQPPVVSENTYDGYEVAVRVHLIPGVGKHRIDRLEPEHLESLYQRMQKTGSAAATAHQVHRTIRTALTEAVRRGHVARNAAALAKPPRIEEPESEVEPYSLEEVQRLLMEVNKRRNSARWMLALALGLRQGETLGLRWSDVDLDNEYLKLRRNRLRPRYKHGCPEASPCGRKAGYCPDRVQTRRETKNTKSRAGRRAVPLPGPLVAMLRSHAETQARERKAAGNLWGESDYVFTKPLGGPLSPNTDYHDWKRLLEDAHVRDGRLHDARHTAATVLMLLGVPDRVIDQIMGWEPGTSARMRARYLHVPDAMLKDVARKIADAIWGPSETPSVDKNQDNEG
- a CDS encoding cell division protein FtsK, with product MNVSGPTTAEPEEHTAEVIPIPLAKTRSATPETSAPGEAKPGEWEADLPEIDDPDGEGLTEGAPVDPPREVYPPSIAEWMEAKDKARQPVLPDWVKLPDQRKAVRRWALRHYPTVVGYHAVRLPCIYTPKLVAYAPRGAWRWSAAIGRWVFDAEGRPLRNAAVEAEDAGEYLKLSRQRNDRVRLRGALAFVGSFLGLIVALILYVMAPSWLLLLSVATLTTGLGVAGAPADRPLIDRAKVTFRKRKLSSDIVIRAHEVAGLTTKNQTVAFPRPIGRDGDGWRVIVDLPYGKTFEDAMKARGRLASGMDISSTQLFLDKDESSDRRVSYWIADRDPLAVPAGRTPLLGATRVDFWKPFPWGVDERGNPVMVTMLWLSLLVGAVPRQGKTFSARTIALAAALDPYVKLIVFDGKASPDWRAFSKVAHRIGFGIVPRNGFDPVEHLVNALMELKADVEDRYHRLSELPLHICPEGKLTPEISRDKKLNMPLTLVVVDEVQEYLQHPVHGKTILDLLVYLARVAPAVGVSVMTSTQKPDDTACPSVLRDQHQARFSLRVGSWQVSDVVLGAGAYSEGLDASRLLKSHKGVGLLKGMSDDSGIVRTYLADGRDAETIVGRARDLREAEGTLSGDAVGEVSTVRGADAILDDIAAVLGRTEDKVWSETIVDRLAELNAEAYGAWAELEGRAKADQLSNALKPFGIKTGQVWGATETGKGANRRGIERQHIIDAITERNKKRSDG
- a CDS encoding DNA polymerase III subunit gamma and tau, with amino-acid sequence MSSLALYRRYRPETFAEVIGQQHVTDPLQQALRNNRVNHAYLFSGPRGCGKTTSARILARCLNCEQGPTPSPCGECQSCRDLARNGPGSIDVIEIDAASHGGVDDARELREKAFFGPASSRYKIYIVDEAHMVTPAGFNALLKVVEEPPEHLKFIFATTEPEKVIGTIRSRTHHYPFRLVPPGTLRDYLDEVCGREQISVEEAVLPLAVRAGAGSVRDSMSVMDQLLAGAGEDGVTYAMATSLLGYTDSALLDDVVDAFAAGDGARAFEIVDRVIEGGHDPRRFVTDLLERLRDLVILAAVPDAVEKSLIDAPGDVVERMQAQASVFGAAELSRAADIVNTGLTEMRGATSPRLQLELICARVLLPATYGDERSVQARLDRLERGAAAAALSAPGAGATGAPAPAAAPAPAPAPASAPAPASAVGGGAVESHPGAVSAGPPAAGAAGPSGPSGAADGAAPAEQPPAEPARRPGAWPGGTGPGGTGPGGGGGAPGGGTGEPARRPGAWPGAAGPPSGGPAASAPTGSAPAAPAPSPGAPDRTGPPAGEPTGPAGSGPAGGPAQAAGDPAQIRQMWPQILEAVKNRRRFTWILLSQNAQIVGFDGKTLQVGFPNAGARDSFANGGSDEVLRQALGDALGVQWQVEAIVDPSGGGGGAGGPSGPGPGYGAGSGTTGGGGAGTRSAMAAPAPAPAPPQQWSATPQTSGAAASGPAASAPSAPGGSAQPSVASAAESGGVPSQASAPAPEAPRAASAPSGYVPEEDMPAEDDPDLDESALSGHDLIVRELGATVLEELRHD